The segment GACCGATCGTTTGAATTAATGAAGTTTCCGATCGCAAAAATCCTTCTTTATCAGCATCCAAAATTGCAACCAACCCACACTCTGGAATATCAAGACCTTCCCTCAGCAAGTTAACACCTACTAAAACATCGATTTCTTTAGATCTTAATTTATATATAATTTCTATTCTCTCCAGCGCAGCAATATCAGAATGCAAATAACTCACTCTCATATTAAATTCACTCATATATTCAGCTAAATTTTCAGCCATTTTTTTCGTCAATGTAGTGACTAAAACACAAAATCCCTTCCCTATTGTCACTTGTGCCTCGTGAATTACATCATCAATTTGACTCTCTATTGGTTTCACAATGCAGATTGGGTCTGTAAGCCCTGTTGGACGGATAACTTGCTCTATAAATACATTATTGGTCTTTGCCAACTCATACTTTCCGGGAGTGGCTGAAATGTAAATAGTCTGCGGCCTAACTCCCTCCCATTCTTCAAATTTTAATGGACGATTATCAAAAGCGGAAGGGAGCCTAAAACCATAATCAATCAATTTCTTTTTACGTGCTTCATTGCCACTATACATTGCACCTACTTGGGGAACAGTTACATGACTCTCATCAACAAATAAAATTACGTCTTTAGGTAAATATTCAAACAAAGTAGGCGGTGGATCCCCAGCTTCCATTCCATAGAGATAACGCGAATAATTTTCAATACCTTTACATATTCCTGTTGTTCTGATCATTTCGATATCAAAATTAGTGCGTTGCTCGAGGCGCTTTGCTTCAACAATCTTGTTTTGCGAGTAGTAATAATCCAAGCGTTCATGTAGCTCTTTTTTGACTAGTTCAATTGCCTGCAACAAAGCCTCACGCGGGGTTATGTAATAGCTATTTGGAAAAATGGTGATTTTATTTACGCCTTTGGTAACATTGCCCGTTATAGCATCAACTTCAGAAATTTCTTCTATTTCATCGCCAAATAACGATAAACGCCAAGCTTTATTTTCATAATGGGAAGGAAATATATCAATAATATCGCCGCGCACTCTGAAATATCCTCTCTCAAACCTGGCATCAGAGCGCTTGTATTGGAGATCAGTTAAGTTGCTCAGGAAATCATTAATACGAATTTTATTTCCAACACTAAGCGGTATGATCATGCTGCGATAGCTCTCAGGCGAACCAAGACCGTATATGCAGGAAACACTGGCAACTACGATCGTATCCCTGCGCTCCAAAAGGGAGCAGATGGTGGAATAACGCAGCATCTCAATTCTTTCGTTGATTGCAGAATCTTTTTCGATATAAGTATCAGTTTGTGGTAAATAGGCTTC is part of the Wolbachia endosymbiont (group A) of Anomoia purmunda genome and harbors:
- the uvrB gene encoding excinuclease ABC subunit UvrB, whose product is MEFQIATHFQPAGDQPQAIDSLIAGLNSNKRDQLLLGVTGSGKTFTMANVIARTNRPALIMAHNKTLAAQLYEEMKGLFPHNAVEYFISYYDYYQPEAYLPQTDTYIEKDSAINERIEMLRYSTICSLLERRDTIVVASVSCIYGLGSPESYRSMIIPLSVGNKIRINDFLSNLTDLQYKRSDARFERGYFRVRGDIIDIFPSHYENKAWRLSLFGDEIEEISEVDAITGNVTKGVNKITIFPNSYYITPREALLQAIELVKKELHERLDYYYSQNKIVEAKRLEQRTNFDIEMIRTTGICKGIENYSRYLYGMEAGDPPPTLFEYLPKDVILFVDESHVTVPQVGAMYSGNEARKKKLIDYGFRLPSAFDNRPLKFEEWEGVRPQTIYISATPGKYELAKTNNVFIEQVIRPTGLTDPICIVKPIESQIDDVIHEAQVTIGKGFCVLVTTLTKKMAENLAEYMSEFNMRVSYLHSDIAALERIEIIYKLRSKEIDVLVGVNLLREGLDIPECGLVAILDADKEGFLRSETSLIQTIGRAARNAEGRAILYADKITGSLDRALRETERRRKKQEEHNILHNIVPKTIIKPISNTLQERAIAEPKVNTNKDDLRKQMIEHAKNLEFEEAARIKKLLQG